In the genome of bacterium, the window GATGGAAATCCACGTGAATCGAGGTCAACTTCCGTATCAAAATCAATTTTTAATTTTGGATTCAATCTCGTGCTTTCCTCTTCTTATGAGGTTGTAACAACCGGTTAACAATCTGTACATATTCTCTTGCGTGGAGCGTCTGGATATCCGTATTTCCAGTAAATCCCGTGAATAGTTCTCCCACATTTCCTTATAACCGGCACCCTGGCCTCCTATCTTGAGAAAATCATACTCCTTATAGCCTTCATGAATCGCCTCCTCTATGCAGTAGCTGTGCAGCAGCAATCCAAGCCGTACATGGGTATTTTCGTGAGGAATAAGCCCAGCCTGGAAAAAATGAATTTTGTTGTCAAAGGCAAAATTATAATTAGCGGCCACGGGTCTGTTCTCTAAATGTAAAAAGCACAGCTTTAACCAGCCGTTATTGAATGCCAGAGGTATCAGTTTCTTATGGAATGCCTTCCATTTCCGGCTGAAAAAAGCTCCGGGCTGTCCCTTGCCCTGCCATCTGTGCTGATGCAAGGCTTCCAGATCATCGAATGCTTTCGAAAGCTCATGTTCATGCTGAACCACATGATAGGTTCCTGACAGTTTATTGAATTCTTTTCTCCCTCTGGTGATCTTGTAGCGGAGACTTCCCTGAATGGATTGAAGATATTCATCCCAGGTATCAGGGAGTTTAATCAAGATGCTCGGAGTGCGTTTGGTGATTTGAAAATTTAACCCATTCTTTCGGGCAGCCTCATGGAGCAGGGTTGAAGCAGGAGACTCGGCGGAAACGTTTTCTAAAATTATTTCATCCCAGGCAGGGAGACCGGAAAGGCATTTCACCAGGCCATCGATAAAGTCTTTTTCTCTGCCTTCCCGAATGATCAAATCAAG includes:
- a CDS encoding GNAT family N-acetyltransferase; amino-acid sequence: MSNSALIKSRILDTELSSPRGLSFRIIDNSEEFESLHTVWNRLVQRSSNRAITQTWEWLYTWWEIYGDERYLFIILGSEGEEIIGIAPLSIHRENIRYFKLLPYKTAGFLGSGRTSERNVVSDYLDLIIREGREKDFIDGLVKCLSGLPAWDEIILENVSAESPASTLLHEAARKNGLNFQITKRTPSILIKLPDTWDEYLQSIQGSLRYKITRGRKEFNKLSGTYHVVQHEHELSKAFDDLEALHQHRWQGKGQPGAFFSRKWKAFHKKLIPLAFNNGWLKLCFLHLENRPVAANYNFAFDNKIHFFQAGLIPHENTHVRLGLLLHSYCIEEAIHEGYKEYDFLKIGGQGAGYKEMWENYSRDLLEIRISRRSTQENMYRLLTGCYNLIRRGKHEIESKIKN